The Monomorium pharaonis isolate MP-MQ-018 unplaced genomic scaffold, ASM1337386v2 scaffold_50, whole genome shotgun sequence genomic sequence GCTATGGACAAAGGTGTAATTTCtggattttttcttaatatatcatcaataatattaaaatattcccaGGTTTCTTTTGCTGCGCCAGTGCGATTATTTGCATCTTTTaaggttttatattttttcttcatacCAGTCCATTTGATTGAATAGTTTTCTGCAGTCAAATTATAACcgtgaatattaataactgcAGCAATAGTTTTCCAAACTTGCTTATTTAATGGACTAGTAGACGATTCTGTATAGGCAGTTATTTCTGCTAGCAGCAATTTTACCATATTATCAGTCCACTGAACTCtgtaattttctgaaattacaaaaattagttactatttaaacaaattgtaataatcgacttatataattatctttattaaataatcctGTACATACCAACATTATTCACTTCTCTCATTGAACTTAATTTATCTGTAGCCATTTCTCAATGAAGCAGATCTGTAAAAAtcagatttttcaaaatgtagattttatagttacaaaaatagaaatctaaccaatttaaactaataaaaatttaacaaaattcaacaaagtatgatataaaattgacAGCACAAGTCAAAATCTGTTCTTTTATGACTgcttatgtttataaatacgtttaaataaaataacatttataacattaataaaacatttattaagaatcaatgtctaattaaaattttatattaggttttgaaataatatcgttataatagaaacttgatagacaaattaataaataaaatatttgtaaataaaataatctctttaatattacttttggcaatactttaaaaatacatgattgtgttatataattactattttaatgaagttaataatcttaccatacattaaaaacag encodes the following:
- the LOC118648538 gene encoding uncharacterized protein LOC118648538 gives rise to the protein MATDKLSSMREVNNVENYRVQWTDNMVKLLLAEITAYTESSTSPLNKQVWKTIAAVINIHGYNLTAENYSIKWTGMKKKYKTLKDANNRTGAAKETWEYFNIIDDILRKNPEITPLSIAFSTRGFRVNVNTSKNMNLSTEHEENEENEENLEATNILKNRPIKRRIPKKPTWITELLEQKEKHHRENYNQRKRFLSLLEKYLKK